Proteins encoded by one window of Funiculus sociatus GB2-C1:
- a CDS encoding serine hydrolase: protein MTQQPANQSVVPEVSVGSKYTGKGQTPDKVRAAIRERRRRKEKSQIASPTQGEASSSPVPRRTPLVRVEDKRQPGIGSEELRADLGQKAVLGTERRKSYLSARSQSSTDLTRGGQQARRRSGRVRQRANANQSIFAASSEPRNNVTRVKKPSASLPVNLPVNKSTRRTRPQRPVSPLLYAARLLILGVGVGAIAGTLLSAWDPAKRQLTGAINPEVAIAQNSAVGGEAVASRQPNTQNLPPTALAVGEEIPTLKAKVQALVTQNPKFQPGVFLVDLETNAYLDLSGSEVFSAASTIKVPILVAFFQDVDAGKIRLDEKLTLEQNAIGGGSGELQYKKPGTQYTALEVATKMIIISDNTATNMLIQRLGGAQALNQRFQSWGLTATVIHNLLPDLEGTNTTTPKDLANLMAMVNQGNLMSLPSRDRLLDIMQRTVNNSLLPKGLGKGATIAHKTGDIGSLLGDIGLIDLPSGKRYVAAVMVKRPHNDYKASELIRQISRTAYQYFSKPPSVPDATELSPMPKPVTAGNNTSFIN, encoded by the coding sequence GTGACTCAGCAGCCTGCAAATCAGTCAGTTGTGCCAGAGGTGTCAGTGGGGAGTAAGTATACAGGTAAGGGGCAAACGCCCGACAAGGTTCGCGCCGCCATCCGCGAACGTCGCCGCCGAAAGGAAAAAAGTCAAATTGCATCGCCAACGCAGGGCGAAGCATCTAGCAGTCCAGTGCCACGACGTACACCCTTGGTAAGGGTGGAAGACAAGCGTCAACCTGGAATTGGGAGTGAGGAATTACGGGCGGATTTAGGGCAGAAAGCAGTTTTGGGAACAGAAAGACGGAAATCGTACTTGTCGGCGCGATCGCAAAGCAGTACAGATTTGACTCGTGGAGGGCAACAAGCACGTCGGCGTAGCGGCCGAGTGCGCCAAAGAGCAAATGCCAATCAGTCAATCTTTGCTGCCTCCTCAGAGCCAAGGAATAATGTTACACGAGTGAAAAAACCTTCTGCGTCTCTACCTGTCAATCTGCCAGTAAATAAGTCAACTCGTCGGACAAGACCTCAACGCCCCGTATCGCCTCTGCTATACGCTGCCCGTCTGTTGATTTTGGGGGTAGGAGTAGGCGCGATCGCTGGTACTTTATTATCAGCCTGGGACCCAGCCAAGCGCCAGCTAACAGGCGCTATTAATCCAGAAGTCGCGATCGCTCAAAATTCAGCCGTTGGCGGCGAAGCAGTAGCTTCAAGACAACCGAATACTCAGAACTTACCACCAACGGCGCTTGCTGTGGGCGAAGAAATCCCAACGTTAAAAGCCAAAGTGCAAGCTTTGGTAACGCAAAATCCCAAATTTCAGCCGGGAGTATTTTTAGTAGATTTGGAGACCAATGCTTACCTTGACTTGTCGGGAAGCGAAGTTTTCTCCGCCGCCAGCACGATCAAGGTGCCAATTTTGGTCGCCTTTTTTCAGGATGTAGATGCTGGCAAAATCCGTTTGGATGAAAAATTAACTTTAGAGCAAAATGCGATCGGGGGTGGAAGCGGCGAATTGCAGTACAAAAAGCCAGGGACGCAGTACACAGCCCTGGAAGTGGCAACCAAGATGATTATCATCAGTGACAACACTGCCACAAATATGCTAATCCAGCGTCTGGGGGGCGCTCAGGCGCTCAATCAGCGGTTCCAATCTTGGGGCTTAACAGCAACAGTAATTCACAACCTACTTCCAGACTTGGAAGGAACCAACACTACCACTCCTAAAGATTTGGCGAATTTGATGGCAATGGTTAATCAAGGAAATTTGATGTCTTTGCCATCACGCGATCGCTTGTTGGACATCATGCAGCGCACAGTAAATAACTCGTTGCTGCCAAAGGGACTGGGAAAAGGCGCTACGATCGCCCACAAGACCGGGGATATCGGCTCTCTACTCGGAGATATTGGTTTAATCGATTTGCCTAGTGGCAAGCGCTATGTAGCCGCTGTGATGGTGAAACGCCCCCACAACGATTACAAAGCCTCGGAGTTGATTCGTCAGATTTCCCGTACAGCTTATCAATACTTCAGCAAACCGCCATCTGTCCCTGATGCAACTGAATTGTCTCCCATGCCTAAGCCTGTTACTGCGGGAAATAATACCAGTTTTATTAATTAG
- the obgE gene encoding GTPase ObgE yields the protein MQFIDQAEVEVEAGKGGDGIVAFRREKYVPAGGPSGGNGGRGGSVYLVVQENLQTLLDFRFNHRFKADDGERGGPNNRTGAAGRDRVINVPSGTMIYDAETDELLADLVEPKQTFCIAQGGKGGLGNQYFLSNRNRAPEYALDGLPGEKRHLRMELKLLAEVGIIGLPNAGKSTLISSISAARPKVADYPFTTLVPNLGVVRKPNGDGTVFADIPGLIEGAHTGVGLGHDFLRHIERTRLLLHMIDVTSDDPIEAYQTIQQELEAYGRGLTERPQVIALNKVDALAPGERDVEAIAQQLRSMTSAPVFAISAVARIGLDPLLQEIWQTLDQLSLVSQ from the coding sequence ATGCAATTTATCGATCAGGCAGAAGTTGAAGTTGAGGCGGGAAAAGGCGGCGATGGAATTGTCGCCTTTCGCCGGGAGAAGTATGTGCCAGCAGGCGGGCCATCGGGAGGTAATGGGGGACGCGGCGGCTCAGTGTATCTAGTAGTTCAAGAGAATTTGCAAACGCTGCTGGACTTTAGGTTCAACCATCGTTTTAAGGCAGACGACGGAGAGCGTGGAGGCCCCAATAATCGGACTGGTGCGGCGGGACGCGATCGCGTTATTAATGTCCCCAGCGGCACTATGATTTATGATGCCGAAACGGATGAACTGTTGGCTGATTTGGTCGAGCCAAAGCAAACTTTCTGTATAGCTCAAGGTGGCAAGGGCGGATTGGGAAATCAATATTTCCTGAGCAACCGCAACCGAGCGCCAGAGTATGCTTTAGATGGGCTACCTGGTGAAAAGCGCCATTTACGTATGGAATTGAAACTGTTAGCTGAAGTTGGAATTATTGGTTTACCTAATGCTGGTAAGTCTACTCTAATTTCATCGATTTCCGCTGCCAGACCCAAGGTGGCAGATTATCCTTTTACAACTTTGGTGCCGAATTTGGGCGTAGTACGCAAACCCAACGGCGATGGTACTGTGTTTGCTGATATTCCCGGTTTAATTGAAGGCGCTCATACGGGTGTTGGATTAGGTCACGACTTTTTGCGTCACATTGAGCGCACCCGGCTACTGCTGCACATGATTGACGTTACCAGCGACGATCCAATTGAGGCGTATCAAACAATACAGCAGGAGTTAGAAGCTTACGGGCGGGGTTTAACTGAGCGCCCGCAAGTTATAGCACTCAATAAGGTTGATGCGCTGGCTCCAGGGGAACGAGATGTAGAAGCGATCGCGCAACAGTTACGCTCGATGACTTCTGCACCTGTCTTTGCTATTTCAGCAGTGGCGCGAATTGGACTAGACCCTTTATTACAAGAAATCTGGCAAACTCTGGATCAGTTATCTCTTGTTAGTCAATAG
- a CDS encoding Mo-dependent nitrogenase C-terminal domain-containing protein, whose translation MTSVLQSPYTSQQMTAWIRGLLTLAWADGDFDAEEQKLIASLAQDELALASDFASVEQITPDELAAAFGKDARAAENFLRTAVMVAVADGVYSSSEDQLLSEFCQALGQEPKALSVLRQALKSSQGGQIDSKLETGAAARIKNRVVLQPVRVWLDGLEIHDQRLARFLCKMIPAQCPFERDVKVFGQKIVHIPPLCKLNPLYEQLVGLRFRALSYLADDCGEDVSTYC comes from the coding sequence ATGACAAGCGTGCTTCAATCTCCCTACACTAGCCAGCAAATGACGGCTTGGATACGCGGTTTGCTGACGCTTGCTTGGGCAGACGGCGACTTTGATGCCGAAGAACAAAAATTAATTGCATCGCTGGCTCAAGATGAACTGGCTCTTGCTAGTGATTTCGCATCAGTTGAACAAATTACGCCCGATGAACTGGCAGCAGCTTTTGGAAAAGATGCCCGCGCCGCAGAAAATTTCCTGCGTACTGCTGTAATGGTTGCAGTGGCTGATGGTGTCTATTCCTCCAGCGAGGATCAATTGTTGAGCGAGTTTTGTCAGGCATTGGGACAGGAGCCAAAAGCTCTGTCCGTGCTGCGACAGGCGCTGAAATCCAGCCAAGGAGGTCAGATTGACTCTAAACTAGAGACAGGAGCGGCAGCTCGGATAAAGAATCGCGTGGTGTTGCAACCTGTTAGAGTTTGGCTGGACGGATTAGAAATTCACGACCAGCGATTAGCGCGATTTTTGTGTAAAATGATTCCCGCTCAGTGTCCGTTTGAGCGAGATGTTAAAGTGTTTGGGCAAAAGATTGTCCACATTCCACCACTTTGCAAGCTTAATCCTCTCTACGAACAGTTAGTAGGTTTGCGCTTCCGGGCGTTGTCCTATCTAGCGGATGATTGTGGAGAAGATGTTTCGACTTACTGTTAA
- a CDS encoding ComF family protein yields MGNSRQIFQSLLNLFIESSCPLCQRPTPKEFCHDCYRQLQRCQSSNYAQWEEEFPVFAWGVYGGAIKRAITALKYDNQPQIARPLGHWLGQAWLNSPVSSPSLVVVPVPMHAQKRQKRGYDQADLLAQSFCEFTRLPLQKCGLERIRETEAQFSLSGTQREQNLAGAFSLGKGFRRSRPSRSVLLLDDIYTTGATAKAASETLKGQGIPVYGLVAIATPKNSQKTAHK; encoded by the coding sequence ATGGGGAACAGCCGTCAGATTTTCCAAAGCTTGCTAAATCTTTTTATTGAGTCTAGTTGTCCTCTTTGCCAGCGCCCAACTCCCAAAGAATTTTGCCACGATTGTTACAGGCAACTTCAACGCTGCCAATCATCAAATTATGCCCAGTGGGAAGAGGAATTTCCTGTATTTGCCTGGGGAGTTTATGGGGGCGCAATAAAAAGAGCGATCACAGCCTTAAAATATGACAACCAACCCCAGATAGCTCGTCCTTTGGGCCATTGGTTAGGTCAAGCTTGGTTAAATTCTCCTGTGTCTTCTCCATCTCTGGTCGTTGTTCCCGTTCCTATGCACGCACAGAAGCGCCAAAAGCGGGGATATGACCAAGCTGACTTATTAGCACAAAGCTTTTGCGAGTTCACCCGCCTCCCCTTACAAAAATGCGGTTTGGAGCGCATTCGGGAGACTGAAGCTCAATTTAGCTTATCTGGTACTCAAAGAGAACAAAACTTAGCTGGAGCTTTCAGTTTGGGGAAAGGCTTTAGGCGATCGCGCCCATCTCGCTCTGTACTACTATTGGATGATATTTATACTACCGGGGCGACAGCTAAAGCGGCAAGTGAAACCCTGAAGGGGCAAGGTATTCCAGTATACGGGCTGGTAGCGATCGCTACACCAAAAAATTCCCAAAAAACAGCCCATAAGTAG